The Streptomyces sp. DH-12 genome has a window encoding:
- the tsaE gene encoding tRNA (adenosine(37)-N6)-threonylcarbamoyltransferase complex ATPase subunit type 1 TsaE — protein sequence MEAAAPHTPAELTVTSPEQMRDLGRRLAKLLRAGDLVLLSGELGAGKTTLTRGLGEGLGVRGAVTSPTFVIARVHPPLGDGPPLVHVDAYRLSGGLDEMEDLDLDVSLPESVVVVEWGEGKVEELTEDRLYVVIHRAVGDTTDEVRHVTVRGLGARWAGAELGSLSA from the coding sequence ATGGAAGCAGCAGCACCGCACACCCCGGCTGAACTGACCGTCACCTCCCCCGAGCAGATGCGCGACCTCGGGCGGCGGCTCGCCAAGCTGCTGCGCGCGGGCGACCTCGTGCTGCTCTCCGGCGAGCTGGGGGCCGGCAAGACGACCCTGACGCGTGGGCTGGGCGAAGGGCTCGGGGTGCGGGGCGCGGTGACCTCGCCGACGTTCGTCATCGCCCGGGTGCACCCCCCGCTGGGGGACGGTCCGCCGCTGGTGCACGTCGACGCCTACCGGCTGTCCGGCGGGCTCGACGAGATGGAGGACCTCGACCTCGACGTCTCGCTGCCCGAGTCGGTGGTCGTCGTGGAGTGGGGCGAGGGCAAGGTCGAGGAGCTGACCGAGGACCGGCTGTACGTCGTCATCCACCGTGCGGTCGGCGACACCACGGACGAGGTCCGGCACGTGACCGTGCGGGGGCTCGGCGCGCGCTGGGCGGGGGCGGAGCTGGGTTCGCTGTCCGCCTGA
- a CDS encoding alpha/beta hydrolase has product MSESSAQAVTAASAGGWRRATGVAGLAIGVLATGAAAGVAVERMTVGRGIRRKARLVLDSAGPYGSLRGMPGKAYADDGTELYYEVDEVEPEAQEGRRRRLFGRRAPAPVTVVFSHGYCLSQDSWHFQRAALRGVVRTVHWDQRSHGRSARGAAQMERGEPVTIEQLGRDLKAVIDAAAPEGPLVLVGHSMGGMTVMALAEQFPELVRERCVGAALVGTSSGRLGEVNFGLPVAGVNAVRRVLPGVLKALGQRAELVEKGRRATADLFAGVVKRYSFASRDVDPAVARFAERMIESTPIDVVAEYYPAFGDHDKAEALAHFAELPVLVLAGVGDLVTPSEHSEAIADLLPEAELVLVPDAGHLVMLEHPEQVTDRLADLLVRAGAVPAGATVGGYGSSSTAHPG; this is encoded by the coding sequence GTGAGCGAGAGCAGTGCGCAGGCCGTGACGGCCGCGTCCGCCGGGGGATGGCGCCGGGCGACCGGTGTCGCGGGCCTCGCGATAGGCGTGCTGGCCACCGGGGCCGCCGCCGGTGTCGCCGTCGAGCGGATGACGGTCGGCCGGGGCATACGCCGCAAGGCCCGGCTGGTCCTGGACTCGGCGGGGCCGTACGGCTCCCTGCGCGGCATGCCCGGCAAGGCGTACGCCGACGACGGCACCGAGCTGTACTACGAGGTCGACGAGGTAGAGCCCGAGGCGCAGGAAGGGCGGCGGCGGCGGTTGTTCGGGCGGCGGGCGCCCGCGCCGGTGACCGTGGTGTTCAGCCACGGGTACTGCCTCAGCCAGGATTCCTGGCACTTCCAGCGGGCCGCGCTGCGCGGTGTGGTGCGGACCGTGCACTGGGACCAGCGCAGTCACGGGCGTTCGGCGCGGGGCGCCGCGCAGATGGAGCGCGGGGAGCCGGTCACCATCGAGCAGCTCGGGCGTGATCTGAAGGCCGTGATCGACGCGGCCGCTCCTGAGGGACCGCTGGTGCTGGTCGGGCACTCCATGGGCGGGATGACCGTGATGGCGCTCGCCGAGCAGTTCCCGGAGCTGGTTCGGGAGCGGTGCGTGGGGGCCGCCTTGGTGGGGACGTCGTCGGGGCGGCTGGGGGAGGTCAACTTCGGGCTGCCGGTGGCCGGGGTCAACGCGGTGCGGCGGGTGCTGCCCGGGGTGCTGAAGGCGCTGGGGCAGCGGGCCGAGCTGGTGGAGAAGGGGCGGCGGGCGACGGCCGATCTGTTCGCCGGGGTCGTGAAGCGGTACTCGTTCGCGTCGCGGGACGTGGATCCCGCCGTCGCCCGGTTCGCCGAGCGGATGATCGAGTCGACGCCGATCGACGTGGTGGCCGAGTACTATCCGGCCTTTGGCGATCACGACAAGGCGGAGGCGCTGGCGCACTTCGCGGAGCTGCCCGTGCTGGTGCTCGCCGGGGTGGGGGATCTCGTGACCCCGAGCGAGCACAGCGAGGCCATCGCCGATCTGCTGCCCGAGGCCGAGCTGGTGCTCGTGCCGGACGCCGGGCACCTGGTGATGCTGGAGCACCCCGAACAGGTGACCGACCGTCTCGCCGACCTGCTCGTCCGCGCGGGCGCCGTGCCCGCAGGAGCTACCGTGGGTGGCTATGGAAGCAGCAGCACCGCACACCCCGGCTGA